DNA from Acidobacteriota bacterium:
CGAAACTACGTCGATGCCGTTCGCAGCGACGGCCGGTTCTGGGTGTCAACTGCAATCTTCGAAGGCAAGCCGGTGCTGCGAGCCTGCATAACCAACGGGCGAACGAGCGAACGCGATATCGATGCACTCGTCGAAGTCCTGGCCTCCGTCCGGGTTTGATCACGACACCAGCGCCCCGTTTCGATAGAGCCCGCAGAGTCTTAGAGTCCGAGAACTCCCAGGCTAGGAGGAGAAGCTCGTGAACGTCAATGAACGTCTTGCCGAAGACCGCTGGTCAGGCGGGCTCGCAATCACTATCGAGTCCCGAGAACCGGACTTGGTGGTGGCAACAATGACTGTCACCGATGCGGCGAGGAACGCGTTCGGAACGGTTCACGCCGGAGCATTGATCTGGTTAGGCGATATCGCAGCGACGCTTTGTGCGGTCGGCGATCCGGACAGTGTGCGGGAAAACGGTGAAGGCTTCCCCTTGGCCGTGGACCTGCACACAGTCTTGCTCGGCAATGAACGCGACGGCAAGCTGACCGCCCGGTCGACGGCAATCAAGCGTGGAAGGAAGCTCATTGTTGTGCGGACCCTCGTAACGGGTCCAACAGACCGACTGCTGATTGACATGACGACGACGCACCTGCGAGCAGATTGAGGTCACTCTATGTGCCGGAGCCCGAAGAGAACGGTTCTCGTCGGCCTGACGATTCTGCTCGTCGGGACGGCGGGCGCTGCTGCCGGCGCGGACAGGCCGAGCGTGATCTTCATCCTGGCGGACGACCTGGGATACGGAGACCTCGGTTCGTATGGACAGCAGGTCATCCGGACGCCCAGCCTGGATCGCATGGCGGCTGAGGGGATCCGTTTCACGCACTTCTACGCGGGAGCGACGGTTTGCGCGCCGTCGCGCAGCGTGCTGATGACCGGGCAGCATTCGGGCCACACCCATGTCCGCGGCAACGGCAGGGGAACCGCTCAGTCGCTTCGCGACGAGGACGTCACGGTCGCGGAGGTCCTGAAGTCAGCCGGCTATGCGACCGGCCTGTTCGGCAAGTGGGGCCTCGGCGAAGTCGGCATGGAGGGCCATCCGCTGAGTCAGGGCTTCGACGCGTTCTTCGGCTACCTCAACCAGGTTCACGCCCACAACTACTATCCGGAGTTCCTGTGGCGGGATCTGGAGAGGGTCCCGCTCGGGAACAAGGTCGAGAGGACGCCGCGTCCTTATGGCGGTTTCGAAGGCGGCTGGGCGACGGAGCGCAACGAGTACTCGCACGATCTGATCATGCGCGAGGCGCTGGCATGGGTCGAGGAGCAGAAGGATGCACCCTTCTTCCTCTACCTCGCCCTGACGATTCCGCACGCCAACAACGAAGCCACGCGCGCCATCGGCGACGGGGCAGAGGTGCCGGAGTACGGCGTCTACGAGGCGGAGGCCTGGCCGGACCCGGACAAGGGTCAGGCGGCCATGATCACCCGCATGGACCGGGATGTGGGCACGCTGCTCAGGCGGCTCGCGGAACTGGGGATCGCTGAGAAGACGCTCGTCATGTTCTCGTCGGACAACGGACCGCACAACGAGTCGAACCATGACCTGCTCCGGTTCAACCCGTCCGGAAACCTGCGCGGCATCAAGCGGGATCTCTACGACGGCGGCATCCGCGTGCCCTTCCTGGCGTGGTGGCCGGGGACGATTCAGCCGGGC
Protein-coding regions in this window:
- a CDS encoding PaaI family thioesterase, yielding MNVNERLAEDRWSGGLAITIESREPDLVVATMTVTDAARNAFGTVHAGALIWLGDIAATLCAVGDPDSVRENGEGFPLAVDLHTVLLGNERDGKLTARSTAIKRGRKLIVVRTLVTGPTDRLLIDMTTTHLRAD
- a CDS encoding arylsulfatase, with the translated sequence MCRSPKRTVLVGLTILLVGTAGAAAGADRPSVIFILADDLGYGDLGSYGQQVIRTPSLDRMAAEGIRFTHFYAGATVCAPSRSVLMTGQHSGHTHVRGNGRGTAQSLRDEDVTVAEVLKSAGYATGLFGKWGLGEVGMEGHPLSQGFDAFFGYLNQVHAHNYYPEFLWRDLERVPLGNKVERTPRPYGGFEGGWATERNEYSHDLIMREALAWVEEQKDAPFFLYLALTIPHANNEATRAIGDGAEVPEYGVYEAEAWPDPDKGQAAMITRMDRDVGTLLRRLAELGIAEKTLVMFSSDNGPHNESNHDLLRFNPSGNLRGIKRDLYDGGIRVPFLAWWPGTIQPGQVSGHIGYFGDLMATVADLLDVDRPPGTDSISFAPTLRGRPGEQRTHDYLYWEFYEAGSAQAVRLRQWKGVRKPMLTGRLELYDVVRDEGERYDVARNYPELVREIEGIMEEAHVPHPNWKPPANR